A single window of Nicotiana tomentosiformis chromosome 1, ASM39032v3, whole genome shotgun sequence DNA harbors:
- the LOC138906403 gene encoding uncharacterized protein, with protein sequence MDNLSLKHVKCKAHNANFLASEGLQRLIREKEELSSKRDQLLAERDQTVLCLLELETRATEANVFGSPFARSVKAKWVEVQNAILAANDREAAATKRITNLEATLNSKAEELAVAGARHARLEEKYKKIIEHNRLYSSTVHDLDVNLRSARSARDNLSAEITQLKEELRRREASIVVEKTYSMYNMRRKTLEGAKAGVFDIGAEIAKSASLS encoded by the exons atggataatttatcattaaagcatgtaaaatgcaaggcacataat GCCAattttcttgcttccgagggcctacAAAGGTTAATCCGAGAGAAGGAGGAACTCTCTTCTAaacgggatcagcttttggcGGAACGGGACCAAACTGTTCTTTGCCTTTTGGAACTGGAAACCAGGGCCACTGAGGCCAATGTTTTTGGAAGCCCATttgcaagaagtg TCAAGgctaaatgggttgaggtccaGAATGCCATTCTTGCTGCCAATGATCGTGAGGCTGCTGCTACTAAAAGGATAACTAATTTAGAAGCAACCTTGAATTCTAAGGCAGAAGAGCTTGCTGTCGCGGGGGCGAGACATGCCCggttggaggagaagtataagaaaaTTATCGAGCACAACAGACTCTATAGTTCAACTGTCCATGATCTCGATGTCAACCTCCGatctgctaggtccgcccggGACAATCTTTCTGCCGAGAtcactcaactcaaagaagaactcaggcGCCGAGAGGCTTCCatcgttgttgaaaaaacttactctatgtacaacatgaggagaaagaCCTTGGAAGGAGCCAAAGCTGGAGTTTTTGATATTGGTGCCGAAATTGCTAAGTCCGCGAGCTTGAGTTAG